In the Qipengyuania gelatinilytica genome, AGGACTGCCACCCGGGTCTCTTCCTGGTGGCGCGCGTCGATGAGCATGCGCGTTGCCATTGATAATTCTCCATGCGCGGCGGGGCGGGGCATGCCCGCCGTTCCTGCCGCGCTTCATTGTGGGAAATCCGCTTGCCCAATAAGGGCTTGCGGCATTCGTAGGCCGGCTCTCTTCCTCTGCGAAGGGCCGGGAGTTCGTGTCTGCGAGGGTTTCCCGGCGCAACACATGCGCGAACCGACCGGCAAATGCAGCACGGCGGAAATGCGCCTGCTGCGATTCGATCCGGAGGGAAAGGGAAGTTTCCTGCATCAACCTGTTCATTCGGTGCCGAGACCGGGATGGTTTCGGCGGGCCGGGAGAGTGACCCTCTTCGTCGCGAATTCAACGCGCCGATCGGAGGCACCGCTTGCCCGGCTGAATATTCGCTAGCACCGTGGGTATCGCTCGGCAACTATATTGCGCCCGGCAGAGAAAAGCCCCTAACGAACTGGGCAATGTCACGAAGAACGCAAATCCTTGCCCTGGTGCTGATGCCGGCCGCAATCGTCGCCGGGCTGGTGCTCTTGGCGAATGCGACGGGTCTGGTCGGCAAGGGGCCGGGTTTCGTGCTGAGGGCTGAATTGCCCACCGAAAATTCGCCTCTGGACCTTCCGGAAATCGAGGGTGAGGAAGGGTTGCCATTGGTGGTGATCGATCCGGGCCACGGGGGGCACGACCCGGGGGCGTCTTCGCAAGGATATGTCGAGAAGCGGCTCGTATTGGATCTCGCATTGGCCCTACGCGATCGGCTTCGCGAGCGGGGCATCGCGCGGGTTGCGCTGACGCGTGACGATGATCGATACCTATTGCATGCAGAGCGCTACGAAATTGCGCGCAGGCTGGGTGCAGACCTCTTCCTGTCGATCCATGCGGACAGTGCCGGTGACATCGGGGAGGTCGCGGGCGCCAGCATCTACACCTTGTCCGAGAAAGCTTCGAGCCAGGCAGCGGCAATCTATGCCGCCCGCGAGAATGCTTCCGACACGCTCAACGGCGTCAATCTCGCGAGCGAGAGCGAAAGTGTCGGGGATATCCTGATCGAACTTTCGCAGCGCCGCACACAGGAGCAATCGGCCGAATTCGCGGCGCTCATCGAAAGGGTCGGGGAGGGGCGGCTCGAATTCCACCCGCAGCCAAGGCGCTCGGCTGCACTACGCGTCCTTCGTGCGCCCGACACTCCATCGGTCCTGTTCGAGAGCGGGTTCATTTCGAATGAAGACGATGCACGCAGGCTTGCCTCGGAGGAAGGGCGGGCGGTTTTTGCCGAGGTGATGGCAAATGCCATTCGCCTCTATTTCGCGCGGGAAACAGGCGAGTAATCTCACACTGCGATTCTTGTTCTGGCGCTTGCAAGAATGAGCGTGCTAGAGGCCGTCGCCAATTATGGTTGCAATTCCCAGCCTCGACTATGTTCGCCAGCGCCTGACAGGCGATCCTGCGCGGTTTTTCGCGTGGATGCGCGATAATTGGCACGACAGCCGCCGACTGCGGGTCCTGACCTATCTGGTCGGGATCGGCCTCGTCCTGCTGGTGCTGGCCTGGGCCTCGCTCGCCCGCAACCTGCCCGAAGCCGATTCGCTGCTCGATTACGAAACGCCGCTGCCGACCGTGGTGCGCGGCGTCGACGGGGAAATCGTCCATAGCTACGCGCGCGAACGCCGAGTGCAGCTGCAATATGTCGATTTCCCGCAGCAGATGATCGAGGCTTTCCTTTCGGCCGAGGACAAGACCTTCTTCAGCCACAGCGGCGTCGACCTGACCGGTACTCTGAATGCCGTAGTCGATTATGCGACAAAGTACGGTTCCGGCGAACGTGCCGTCGGCGGTTCGACGATTACGCAGCAGGTGGCCAAGAACCTGCTGCTTGGTGATGAATACTCGGTCACCCGCAAATTGAAGGAAATGATCCTCGCCCAGCGCATCGAGCAGGTGCTGACGAAGGAAGAAATTCTCGAGCTTTATCTCAACGAGATCCCGCTCGGTCGCCGCAGTTTCGGTGTCCAGGCAGCGGCACGCGCCTATTTCGACAAGGATGTGGGCGACCTCGACCTTCACGAGACAGCATTCCTCGCCATCCTCCCCAAGGCTCCCGAGCGTTATGGCCGCGCGCGCTACGAAGATCTGGCGATCACCCGCCGCAATTTCGTGCTCGACCAGATGGTCGCCAATGATTTCGTGACGGCAGCGGAGGCCGAGGCGGCAAAGCGGGAGCCTCTCGGTCTCGTCCAGCAGCGCAGCGAACGCTCGGCCGATGCGGGCTACTTCCTCGAGGAAGTACGACGCCAGCTGATCGAACAATTCGGCGAAACGGCCGAAGATACCGGCGAAAGCGGCGAAACTGGCAACAGTGTCTATGCCGGCGGCCTCTGGGTGCGCACTTCGCTTGATGTCGAACTCCAGGACGCGGCACGCGATGCCCTGCGTGCGCAGCTGCTGAGCTATCACGGCAACCGTGGCTACACCGGAGCGATCGCGACGCTGAACCCGGAGAACGGAGACCTGCATGCACAGCTGCGGTCTTCCAACCTGTCCATCAATTACGAAGACTGGCGCATCGGCGTCATAACCGCGGGCGGGAGCGACCCGAAGGTCGGACTGACCGACGGCGAAGACTACGCGCTGTCGGGGGCACCCTCGTCGATCAAGGTCGGCGATGTCGTTGCGGTCGAGAAGTCGGGATCTGGTTACCGCTTGCGCGCCGTGCCCGAAGTTTCTGGTGCTTTCCTCGCCGCATCGCCGCGCACGGGCCGCGTGCTGGCAATGCAGGGTGGGTTCGACAGCCGCCTGGGCAGCTTCAACCGTGCGACACAGGCCCTCCGCCAACCTGGATCAACAATCAAGCCTTTCGTCTATGCGTCGGCTCTCGATCACGGGATGACGCCTGCATCGATGGTGCCCGACCAGACGTTCTGCGTGTGGCAGGGTGCGCAGCTCGGTGAAAAATGCTTCCGCAACTTCGGTGGCGGCGGCGGCGGCGAACACACGATGCGTTGGGGCCTCGAGCAGAGCCGCAACCTCATGACCGTGCACATTGCCGATGACACCGGCATGGAGAACGTCACCGAAACGATCAGCCGCGTCGGCATTGGTGATTACGAGCCCTATTACTCCTTCGCCCTGGGCGCCGGCGACACGACCGTCGCCAAGATGGTCAATGCCTATGCGGCTCTGGCCAACTGGGGACGCCAGTATGAAGGCAGCGTGATCGATTACGTGCAGGACCGCCGCGGCAAGGTCATATACCGCAGCGACAAGCGCGATTGCACCGGCTGCAATATGGACGAGTGGGACGGACAACCGATGCCGCGCTTCGAGCCGGGCGGGCGGCAGGTGCTCGACCCGCGTACGGCCTTCCAGACCGTTCACATGCTCCAGGGCGTTGTAACGCGCGGAACCGCCGTCCGACTGCGCAGCCTTGGCCTGCCGCTGTTCGGCAAGACCGGGACGACCAATGGCCCGACCAACGCATGGTTCGTCGGCGGGACGCCAGACATCATCGCAGGCATGTATGTCGGTTTCGACCAGCCGCGTAACCTTGGCGGATGGGTGCAGGGCGGCAATACCGCCGCGCCGATCATGAAACGCTTCATCGAAGCGACCCGAGACCGGTGGACCACAGACGATTTCATCGCGCCTCCGGGTATCCGCATGGTCAAGATCGATCGCCGCACCGGCAAGCGCGTGTTCGACGGGGAGCCCTCGGATGATCCCAAGGCCGCGGTAATCTGGGAAGCTTTCAAGCCGGACACCGAGCCATCACGTTCGACCCGGTCCGACCAGCTTGCGGCGGAACGCAGCGAAATCCTCGAACTGATCCGCCGCGCCCGCCAGGGCATTACCGGCGACAGGACAGAGGGCAGGGACGACCAGCCCACGGACTTCGTCGAGGATCAGGGCGGGATCTACTGATCCGCTTTCCTTTACAATCGCCACCTGCGCGCTAGGTGGACCTGCAAACCAATTGAGGACTTTGAGTTATGCGTGCCGAGGGGCAGGCCCATATCGACCGTATCGAAGCAGCGCTCGCGCTGGTGCGCCAATCGCTGGATTGGGAACGCGCGCTGCGCCAGCTCGACGAGCTGGACGCCCGTGTCCAGGATCCGACCTTGTGGGACGATCCCAAGCAGGCCCAGGCGATAACGCAGGAACAGAAACGCCTCGAAACCGCGATCAACACGGTTCGCGAGATCGAGAGCGAAATGGCCGATGCCATTGAGTTCGTCGAGATGGGAGAGGCCGAGGGTGACGCAGATATCGAACGCGAGGGTCTCGATTCCCTCGAAAAGCTTGCCGAACGCGCCGATCGCGACAAGGTCCAGGCCCTCCTCTCGGGCGAGGCCGACGGTAACGACACCTACATCGAGATCCATGCGGGTGCCGGTGGCACGGAAAGCCAGGACTGGGCCGAGATGCTCTTCCGCATGTATTCGCGCTGGGCAGAGCGCCGCGGCTACAAGATCGAAACCGTGGAATACCAGGCTGGCGAACAGGCCGGGATCAAGGGCGCGACGCTGCTGGTGAAGGGCGAGAATGCCTATGGCTATGCCAAGACCGAAAGTGGTGTGCACCGCCTCGTCCGCATCAGCCCTTACGACAGTTCGGCGCGGCGCCACACCAGCTTCAGCTCGGTCTGGGTCTATCCGGTCATCGACGACGATATCGACATCGAGATCAATCCGTCCGACCTCAAGATCGATACCTACCGTGCGAGCGGCGCGGGTGGTCAGCACGTCAACACGACCGACAGTGCCGTGCGCATCACCCACCAGCCTACCGGCATCGTGGTCGCCAGCCAGAACGATCGCAGCCAGCACAAGAACAAGGCTACCGCGATGAACATGCTCAAGGCGCGCCTGTTCGAACGCGAGATGGCCGAACGTGAGGCTGCTGCTTCGGGCGAGTATCAGGAAAAGAGCGATATCGGGTGGGGACACCAGATCCGCAGCTACGTCCTGCAGCCCTACCAGATGGTCAAGGACCTGCGGACCGGCGTGCAGTCACCGACGCCGGACGACGTTCTCGACGGCGCGCTCGACCCGTTCATCTCGGCCGCGCTTGCGCAGCGTGTGACCGGTGAGACGGTCGAGGTGGAAGACGCCGAATGAGGCTCCGCCCGTTCCTCCTTCTCACCTTGCCGCTGGCGCTAGCCGGCTGCGACGGGTTCGGCGGTGCGGGCGAGAGCGGTCAGCGGTTCCCCAAGCCCGATCGACCTGTCTCGGAGGTTACTTCGAGCCAATTCTCGACGGAAGACCAGCGCGACAGCGTCGGCGAAGCCCAGAAGGTCATGGACCTTGCCGAGATAGAGCCAGGCATGACCGTGGCCGATATCGGCGCGGGCAATGGCTATTACACGGTCCGCCTTGCAGAGCGCGTCGGTGCGCAAGGCCGCGTGCTCGCGCAGGATATCGACCAGCAGGCGCTCGACCGCCTCGCGCGCCGGGTAGAGCGCTACCGGCTCGACAATGTCTCGATCCAGCGAGGGGAGTTTGCCGATCCCCGACTACCGGCGGACAGCTTCGATCGGATATTCATGGTCCACATGTATCACGAGATCGAACAGCCCTACGAGTTCCTGTGGCGCATGTGGCCGGCACTGAAACAGGACGGTCAGATCG is a window encoding:
- a CDS encoding N-acetylmuramoyl-L-alanine amidase family protein; protein product: MSRRTQILALVLMPAAIVAGLVLLANATGLVGKGPGFVLRAELPTENSPLDLPEIEGEEGLPLVVIDPGHGGHDPGASSQGYVEKRLVLDLALALRDRLRERGIARVALTRDDDRYLLHAERYEIARRLGADLFLSIHADSAGDIGEVAGASIYTLSEKASSQAAAIYAARENASDTLNGVNLASESESVGDILIELSQRRTQEQSAEFAALIERVGEGRLEFHPQPRRSAALRVLRAPDTPSVLFESGFISNEDDARRLASEEGRAVFAEVMANAIRLYFARETGE
- the prfB gene encoding peptide chain release factor 2 → MRAEGQAHIDRIEAALALVRQSLDWERALRQLDELDARVQDPTLWDDPKQAQAITQEQKRLETAINTVREIESEMADAIEFVEMGEAEGDADIEREGLDSLEKLAERADRDKVQALLSGEADGNDTYIEIHAGAGGTESQDWAEMLFRMYSRWAERRGYKIETVEYQAGEQAGIKGATLLVKGENAYGYAKTESGVHRLVRISPYDSSARRHTSFSSVWVYPVIDDDIDIEINPSDLKIDTYRASGAGGQHVNTTDSAVRITHQPTGIVVASQNDRSQHKNKATAMNMLKARLFEREMAEREAAASGEYQEKSDIGWGHQIRSYVLQPYQMVKDLRTGVQSPTPDDVLDGALDPFISAALAQRVTGETVEVEDAE
- a CDS encoding penicillin-binding protein 1A yields the protein MVAIPSLDYVRQRLTGDPARFFAWMRDNWHDSRRLRVLTYLVGIGLVLLVLAWASLARNLPEADSLLDYETPLPTVVRGVDGEIVHSYARERRVQLQYVDFPQQMIEAFLSAEDKTFFSHSGVDLTGTLNAVVDYATKYGSGERAVGGSTITQQVAKNLLLGDEYSVTRKLKEMILAQRIEQVLTKEEILELYLNEIPLGRRSFGVQAAARAYFDKDVGDLDLHETAFLAILPKAPERYGRARYEDLAITRRNFVLDQMVANDFVTAAEAEAAKREPLGLVQQRSERSADAGYFLEEVRRQLIEQFGETAEDTGESGETGNSVYAGGLWVRTSLDVELQDAARDALRAQLLSYHGNRGYTGAIATLNPENGDLHAQLRSSNLSINYEDWRIGVITAGGSDPKVGLTDGEDYALSGAPSSIKVGDVVAVEKSGSGYRLRAVPEVSGAFLAASPRTGRVLAMQGGFDSRLGSFNRATQALRQPGSTIKPFVYASALDHGMTPASMVPDQTFCVWQGAQLGEKCFRNFGGGGGGEHTMRWGLEQSRNLMTVHIADDTGMENVTETISRVGIGDYEPYYSFALGAGDTTVAKMVNAYAALANWGRQYEGSVIDYVQDRRGKVIYRSDKRDCTGCNMDEWDGQPMPRFEPGGRQVLDPRTAFQTVHMLQGVVTRGTAVRLRSLGLPLFGKTGTTNGPTNAWFVGGTPDIIAGMYVGFDQPRNLGGWVQGGNTAAPIMKRFIEATRDRWTTDDFIAPPGIRMVKIDRRTGKRVFDGEPSDDPKAAVIWEAFKPDTEPSRSTRSDQLAAERSEILELIRRARQGITGDRTEGRDDQPTDFVEDQGGIY
- a CDS encoding class I SAM-dependent methyltransferase; this translates as MRLRPFLLLTLPLALAGCDGFGGAGESGQRFPKPDRPVSEVTSSQFSTEDQRDSVGEAQKVMDLAEIEPGMTVADIGAGNGYYTVRLAERVGAQGRVLAQDIDQQALDRLARRVERYRLDNVSIQRGEFADPRLPADSFDRIFMVHMYHEIEQPYEFLWRMWPALKQDGQIVIVDRDRPTDQHGIDPLLLSCELERVGYELVAFKDAPELSGYYAAFKAAANRPEPGEIKPCRSDNVTQG